DNA from Verrucomicrobiia bacterium:
GCATTCTCATACTGACCCCGCTGATCGTGATCCCCTGGCTGGCGGTCCGTGCCCAGCCGGTTCCACTGCCTGACAGTTTTGCGTCGGCGCAGCCGGCAGGCGGGGATTCCTGGACGGTCTTCACCCGCATTTCCCGAAACCTTGCCAGCGCCGAACCCGGCGAACCGGCGCACGCGGGCAGCCCGGCGATTGCGTCGCAATGGGTTCGTGTCCAGTACCCGGAGGACGGGTACGTCTCCCTCGGGATCGGGCCGATGCGGGGATTCCGCCTCGCGGTCTACACCGGAGACACGTTGGCCAGCCTTGAGGAGGTGACTTCAGTCGCGGTTTCCCAGAACCGCCGATTCCTGGGCTGGGAGGTGCGGGCGGGCGTGGCCTATTCGCTGGCCATTGATGTCCCCGCCGCCACGAGCCACGGTGAAATTCACCAGATCCGGGGCCACTACCAGCGGACGTTTCTGCGCCCACTCGCTCCCGTCCTGCCGGCTCGCGCGCCCGCCACCGTGGTACTTGAGGCCGTCAATCTGGTCCCCGACGACGAGTTGCTGGAAGTCACCTTCACTCTCGGGCCGTTCCAAACGGAGACCCGGACATCGCCGCCCTGGACGGCGACGTTGAACAACGTCGGGGAGGGACGGTGAACGTGCGAGCCCGGGCACGACTTCGCGGACGCCTGCCTTTCGATCTGCTCCCCTGGGAGGCCCAGTTCCTCCCCCCAAACGATTCCTGGGCCGACGCGCTGGTCATTCCCGGTTCAGCGGTGGACTGGGCGGGCGTTGGCAACGCCGAGTTCGCCACCTCGGAGCCGGGTGAGCCGGAATACGCCCCGGGCGTGCCGGTCGAACGCTCCGTCTGGTGGCGCTGGACGCCTGCGTTCACCGGTTGGACGCGGATCTCCTGGCAGGTGGCAACCCTGCAGCTTTACGAGGGAGACTCGCTGGCCAGCCTGGTGCAGTTGCCGGACGATCCACTGCGTGGATTCCAGGCACGCGCCGGGGTGCCGTATGCGTTCCGCCTTGCGGTGCCGCCGAATGGCCCGGTCTCGACCACGGACATCTCCCTCCGTCGTCCCACGCTGATCCTGCAGCCACCGCCGGGATTCCTCCTCGAGACGCGTGCCGACGGCGGTCTTGAAATGCATCTCGCGGAAGGCCTGCCACATCCCCTGGGGATCCAATTCCACCACCCGACGGACAGGTTTGATTCCCTCAATCTGGAACAGGAAACCCCCGGTGGTTGGGAAACGCTTGCGACGGCATCCGGTTCCCCACCGGAGTTTTCTGTCAGCCTGTCCCCCGGAACCATCACCACCGTACGCATCGCGGGCACGACGGCGGCCGGGGAGTTTCGGACCAGCGACGTCGTCCGGCTGTTTGCTGCGCCGCCGCATGACCGGTTCCAATCGGCGGTCGAGCTCCCGGTCAACGGGACGGCTGCTTGGGACTGGAGCGGGCTTTCGCTCTCCGGTCGCGAGCCCGGGGAGCCCGCCCACGACGTGGCCTCCGGTGGGGGATCCCTCTGGTTTCGTTGGACTCCCGTGATGTCCGGCACCGGGCAACTGCTCCTCCCGGGAACCGCGGGACCCACCACGGTCGTTGTCTATACGGGAGGCGCATTGAGCTCCCTGCAATGGGTTGCCGGAGCCACCGTGCCGGATGCCGATGTGCCGCTGCACCTGCCGTTCCCGGTAACGGCGGGGACCCCGTATCAGATCGCAGTGGAGGGCGCGGAGCCCTTCCAGCCCGCGTCACTGACCTGGATTCCTGTGCGGGCGGGTCCGGTGGATCGGGAACAGCAGGTCGGCGTGTCGGTGGCGTTGGTCGCCGAGCGATTCGGCGGGGCCGCACCTGCCGAGGTTCGTTGGATCCTGAATGGCGAGACGCTGTCCACGATGACTCCAGATCCGACGGCAAGCGACCACTGGACTCCGTCCGTTCCCGGAGCGTTTTCACTTCAGGCCGAGGTATCCATTGGCGATCAGACCGTCACATTGCTGCAAGTTTCCGGGTGGGTTCGTCCGGCCAACGACCGGCTGGCGGATGCCGCTCCGGTGCTGGCTTGGGAAGGCCTGCCCGGCTTCAGCCGCGCCGCGGGAGACCTGTCCGCCGCCACCCGGGAGCCGGGAGAGCCTTCCTCGTTTGCCGACGCGAACGGCACGGTGTGGTTCGCCTGGACGGCGCCTCCCGGCCCCCTCAGAGCGCGGCAGACCTCCGGCGCCTCCGTCCTGCGGATGGAAGTCTACACCCGGACGTCCCTCGGCGCGCTCGTACGTCTGGATGCGTTTCCGAGCCTGACCCAACCGGTGGAATTGCGGCTGGCACCCGGAACGCAATGCCTGCTGGCCGTGAGCAGCCCCGATCCGGCGGCGTCGGCGTTCGGGCTGGTCTTTGGGCCGGCACCGTCCAACGACGACTTCGCCGATGCCGCACCGTTGATGGTTCCGCCCGAAGGCGGGACTGTGAGGGTGGAGGGAGCCGACGTGTTCGCGACCGTGGAGCAGGCCGAGATGCTGGCACCCAACCTTGCCTGGTTCCGGCGCCACGGGAACCTTTGGTGGCAGTTCACCCCCGGGGAGTTCGGAGGGGCGCTCTTCCACCTGACCGAAAGCCCCCAGCCCACCATTGCGGCTGTTTATACCGGCCCTTCCCTGGGCCACCTTGAGCTCCTCGTGGGGCCCGACGCGGCGGGCGGCAATCCAGTGGCTTGGGTGCCGTTCAGCGTTCGCCCGGGCGTGACCTACTGGATCGCCGCCGGCGCCCATCCGGACCCCAACGACGCCTTGGGCCCGATTGCGGGCACGTTCGAGTTCCAACCGATGCCCGAACGGGTCAACGACCCGTTTGAAGACCGGCGGCAACTGGTTGGGACATCCGTGAGCCTGGAGGGCACGACGCGCCATGCGACGTCCGAACCGGGCGAGCCCGAAGGCATGGCCAGTACCCTGTGGTGGGAATGGACCGCTCCCGGGTACGGCGCGGTCCGGATCGAGGCGTTGCCCCTCACCCTGGGCAACGCCACCCGCGCGTTCCTCTTCACGGGCAACCGGCTTTCCGAACTCCGTCCGGCCACGATAGGCGACATCGTTTATGTGGACGCCGGGCAGCGGGTTCAGATCGCCGTGGGCACGTTGCCGGGACATGGAAATCCGGGGCCGTTCCGTCTGAATATCCAATGGCGCCCCACGGTGGATCCGTCACCGAACGATGCGTTCAGCGACCGGATCGCACTGCCCGCAGAATCCTACACGGTCACTGGGAACCTGGATCGTTCGACGCTCGAACCCGGGGAGTTTCCGTCCGGGCCGGGAGGTTCCCTCTGGTGGCGATTCGCCGCTCCGGCCACGGGCGTGCTTGAGTTGACGGAATTCGCGGCGGATTCGTTTTCGCCGGCGGTGGAGCTGTTTCCTGGTGACGATTTCGGGTCGCTCGGACCCGCACTGGAGTGGAGTTTTCGAGCCCGGACGGCGTGGCGGGTGGAGGCGGGCCGCGTTTACGCGTTGAGGATCTCGGCTGGTGGCGGCACCCCCGGTGAATTCACCCTGAGCAGCCGCTTCTGGCGGCCCGCCAATGACCGGTTCGCCGACGCGATACGGCTCGATGGGCTGGTCCCGCAGGTGGACACGTGGATGGTGGATGCAGGCATCGAGTCCGGCGAACCGCTGCCGGCGCCGGATGCCGCGCAGAGTTTGTGGTGGCGCTGGGTTGCCCCCGGCGACGGGCGGCTCGAGCAGCCCTGGGTGTCCGAACTGCTGCCCCTGGCAACCGTCTATGAAGGTGCGGGTTTGGGTGGGTTGTTGCCGGTTCCCGTGGTGCCACCCTCACCGCATCTGGGGACGGCCTCCGCGGTGACCGTCACCGGCGGCCGGGAGTATTTCGTCCAGTTCACCGCACCGGCGGGACGGGTGGTGGCCCTCAGGTTTGATCTCCGATTCGCGGCGTTTGGAACCGCAGACAACGATCACTTCCACCGCGCCCGACGGATCGAGGGACCGGCGGTTGCCTCGATGGCATCGGTCATTGGTGCCAGCCGCGAGGCGGGCGAACCCTTGCACGGATCCGATGCGGGGCATCCGAGCGTGTGGTGGCGCTACACGGCCTCGACCGATGGCCGGATCACCATTGAAAACGCCT
Protein-coding regions in this window:
- a CDS encoding immunoglobulin domain-containing protein → MNVRARARLRGRLPFDLLPWEAQFLPPNDSWADALVIPGSAVDWAGVGNAEFATSEPGEPEYAPGVPVERSVWWRWTPAFTGWTRISWQVATLQLYEGDSLASLVQLPDDPLRGFQARAGVPYAFRLAVPPNGPVSTTDISLRRPTLILQPPPGFLLETRADGGLEMHLAEGLPHPLGIQFHHPTDRFDSLNLEQETPGGWETLATASGSPPEFSVSLSPGTITTVRIAGTTAAGEFRTSDVVRLFAAPPHDRFQSAVELPVNGTAAWDWSGLSLSGREPGEPAHDVASGGGSLWFRWTPVMSGTGQLLLPGTAGPTTVVVYTGGALSSLQWVAGATVPDADVPLHLPFPVTAGTPYQIAVEGAEPFQPASLTWIPVRAGPVDREQQVGVSVALVAERFGGAAPAEVRWILNGETLSTMTPDPTASDHWTPSVPGAFSLQAEVSIGDQTVTLLQVSGWVRPANDRLADAAPVLAWEGLPGFSRAAGDLSAATREPGEPSSFADANGTVWFAWTAPPGPLRARQTSGASVLRMEVYTRTSLGALVRLDAFPSLTQPVELRLAPGTQCLLAVSSPDPAASAFGLVFGPAPSNDDFADAAPLMVPPEGGTVRVEGADVFATVEQAEMLAPNLAWFRRHGNLWWQFTPGEFGGALFHLTESPQPTIAAVYTGPSLGHLELLVGPDAAGGNPVAWVPFSVRPGVTYWIAAGAHPDPNDALGPIAGTFEFQPMPERVNDPFEDRRQLVGTSVSLEGTTRHATSEPGEPEGMASTLWWEWTAPGYGAVRIEALPLTLGNATRAFLFTGNRLSELRPATIGDIVYVDAGQRVQIAVGTLPGHGNPGPFRLNIQWRPTVDPSPNDAFSDRIALPAESYTVTGNLDRSTLEPGEFPSGPGGSLWWRFAAPATGVLELTEFAADSFSPAVELFPGDDFGSLGPALEWSFRARTAWRVEAGRVYALRISAGGGTPGEFTLSSRFWRPANDRFADAIRLDGLVPQVDTWMVDAGIESGEPLPAPDAAQSLWWRWVAPGDGRLEQPWVSELLPLATVYEGAGLGGLLPVPVVPPSPHLGTASAVTVTGGREYFVQFTAPAGRVVALRFDLRFAAFGTADNDHFHRARRIEGPAVASMASVIGASREAGEPLHGSDAGHPSVWWRYTASTDGRITIENAFGSVRGVMLAVYHGSSVDALTWLGSGVDSASVTLGRGETCAIAAAVPPGSHGDVGIRILTPPGGNSPRNVAGNLVRNYSFERVVDGDPTSDWEAIPGVGWVIGAPSLLPAADGSNYAVLHGQSLRQVLETTAGQPYRIRLAVRPTLEPGDVDVRIRFGGNEVGRIAIPSVFEERFWHWRDFEVVATGTVSALEVVGAGTWVVVDAISVVGLAEPPRIVSEPAELTGLVGVALTMTAGVEGSEPLTFEWFHGDDPIPRGHERRLTLDSVRQPDAGTYRVRVSNPWGFVVHEPVILRVEGSDGLSILRHPAGEQVLLGQYHVLHVLAGGAGPHEYQWFHNSRPVPGGAERRLIFDAVRPEDLGTYHVVVRSGDQSLTSLPASLDAEPETLGGGTTRFASWAAGAGEFLVRVSDVDGTPLLEGPGFAVQLYVGLSSETLRPVGVPQPFLTDTLAGRWRSQNLVLPQVAPGAAFHAQIRAWDASIGASYEEARARGGRFGRSPVTTAVAGDPLAPPEPIATLESFSLQAGQPGFTAGRIEAVRIETDGTVVWRLTGAAGFRYLLEEQSGSRHWIPRERFTPISSPTLFTTPPHSDGLILYRARVLD